A genomic segment from Streptomyces sp. NBC_01233 encodes:
- a CDS encoding DUF6191 domain-containing protein → MGFVVFMTLPGLALLLTAMAFLDLALERAGRAGLLPWRWNGRQGQISATGFEQLHASLSPGKQNELKERQSALVLRDDEEDGAPPRSRVDLGGGLAVIRLPATGNSGT, encoded by the coding sequence ATGGGCTTCGTCGTCTTCATGACCCTTCCGGGGCTGGCTCTGCTGCTCACGGCCATGGCCTTCCTCGACCTGGCACTGGAACGCGCGGGCCGCGCGGGCCTGCTGCCCTGGCGCTGGAACGGCCGCCAGGGGCAGATCTCCGCCACCGGCTTCGAGCAGCTGCACGCCAGTCTCTCGCCGGGCAAGCAGAACGAGCTCAAGGAACGGCAGAGCGCCCTCGTCCTGCGCGACGACGAGGAGGACGGCGCGCCGCCGCGTTCCCGCGTGGACCTCGGCGGCGGGCTCGCCGTCATCCGGCTTCCCGCTACGGGGAACAGCGGTACGTGA
- a CDS encoding trypsin-like serine peptidase, translating into MIHRMLPRPARRIRARRASRILLALTAMAALLGVDVPDATAGAPPGITAQAVPDATTDRVGALFADGLDGGHFCTASVVHSDDRDVIATAAHCLESPYTTVFAPGYRDGEAPYGLWKLTGVYLAPGWTEGQNPDDDIAFATVAPVDGARNGSVEDLVGGFPVAAEQSDDAAVTVIGYPRTLETPLRCANTTELFSETQRRIGCPDLSGGTSGSPWLVDGALAGVLGGYEGGGTVPEVSYSAVMGDQAVELYREAADAG; encoded by the coding sequence ATGATCCACCGCATGCTCCCCCGGCCGGCCCGGCGCATCCGTGCGCGGCGGGCATCACGGATCCTGCTCGCGCTGACCGCGATGGCAGCGCTGCTCGGCGTGGACGTGCCCGACGCCACGGCCGGAGCGCCGCCCGGGATCACCGCGCAGGCGGTGCCCGACGCCACGACGGACCGGGTGGGCGCACTCTTCGCGGACGGGCTCGACGGCGGGCACTTCTGCACCGCCTCCGTGGTGCACAGCGACGACCGCGATGTGATCGCCACCGCCGCGCACTGCCTGGAGAGCCCGTACACCACCGTCTTCGCGCCGGGCTACCGGGACGGCGAGGCCCCGTACGGCCTCTGGAAGCTCACCGGGGTGTACCTCGCCCCGGGCTGGACGGAGGGCCAGAACCCGGACGACGACATCGCCTTCGCGACGGTGGCCCCGGTGGACGGGGCGCGGAACGGATCCGTCGAGGACCTCGTGGGCGGCTTCCCGGTCGCCGCCGAGCAGTCGGACGACGCCGCGGTGACGGTCATCGGATACCCGCGGACCCTGGAGACCCCGCTGCGCTGCGCCAACACCACCGAGCTGTTCTCCGAGACCCAGCGACGGATCGGCTGCCCGGACCTCAGCGGCGGAACCAGCGGCAGCCCCTGGCTGGTGGACGGAGCGCTGGCGGGGGTCCTCGGCGGCTACGAGGGCGGCGGGACCGTACCGGAGGTCTCGTACAGCGCGGTGATGGGCGACCAGGCGGTGGAGCTGTACCGGGAGGCGGCCGACGCCGGCTAG
- a CDS encoding serine/threonine-protein kinase, which translates to MKDTRAAWSVPGYTEVRELGAGGSGRVVLAVHDATGTAVAVKYLSDRLRQDPAFVGEFRAEARLLGGLGTPYVVRLYEYVESPGGAAIVMELVDGISLRALLKQSGQADAEAALVVLKGSLLGLAAAHRAGVVHRDYKPENVLVAADGSSKLVDFGIAANRGTTPGVAGTPAYMAPEQWQGRPASPAADVYAATATFFECLTGRKPYDGENFAELAVQHIEAPVPETEAPEPVRPLIRRGLAKQPEQRPENAEAFVAELEGVALAAYGPEWEERGQRKLAALAALLPLLFPSAGAPAAGTTAVATTALSSGSGWAPGRSGWLAAGITLVLGAVVVLTTDAIGAAPSGASALSAFATTSAAPPGSASPTPSPTVSASASPTPSPSASPSPSPSASASPSASPSHAPSPTPKPTVSWSPTPTPTPAPVVTKVDVSLKTGVYRGDATVSVAAQGTGPVTVVLEWFLGGVQGSYSVPDGTESFTVQAGSPVTVVKSHAFTRDRGCYGGVRVTTKPTAGNKSASASQYLLRCQDVPR; encoded by the coding sequence ATGAAGGACACACGGGCGGCATGGTCGGTCCCCGGTTACACGGAGGTCCGGGAACTCGGCGCGGGCGGCAGCGGCCGCGTGGTGCTCGCCGTCCACGACGCCACGGGCACGGCGGTCGCGGTGAAGTACCTCAGCGACCGGCTACGCCAGGACCCCGCGTTCGTCGGGGAGTTCCGGGCCGAGGCCCGCCTCCTGGGCGGGCTCGGGACCCCGTACGTGGTGAGGCTGTACGAGTACGTGGAGTCGCCCGGCGGCGCGGCCATCGTGATGGAGCTCGTCGACGGCATCTCCCTGCGCGCGCTGCTCAAGCAGTCCGGGCAGGCGGATGCCGAGGCCGCGCTGGTGGTCCTCAAGGGATCGCTGCTCGGGCTCGCGGCGGCGCACCGGGCCGGTGTCGTCCACCGGGACTACAAGCCGGAGAACGTGCTGGTCGCGGCGGACGGCTCGTCGAAGCTGGTGGACTTCGGGATCGCGGCGAACCGCGGCACCACGCCCGGCGTGGCCGGAACCCCCGCCTACATGGCGCCCGAGCAGTGGCAGGGCCGGCCGGCCTCGCCCGCGGCCGACGTGTACGCGGCGACGGCGACCTTCTTCGAGTGCCTGACCGGGCGCAAGCCGTACGACGGGGAGAACTTCGCGGAGCTCGCCGTCCAGCACATAGAGGCGCCCGTACCGGAGACCGAGGCCCCGGAGCCCGTACGACCGCTGATCAGGCGCGGCCTCGCCAAGCAGCCCGAACAGCGCCCGGAGAACGCGGAGGCGTTCGTCGCGGAGCTGGAGGGCGTGGCCCTGGCCGCGTACGGGCCCGAGTGGGAGGAGCGCGGGCAGCGCAAGCTGGCGGCGCTGGCCGCGCTGCTGCCGCTGCTGTTCCCCTCGGCGGGCGCCCCGGCGGCGGGCACCACCGCGGTGGCCACGACCGCCCTGAGCAGCGGCTCGGGCTGGGCGCCCGGCCGCAGCGGCTGGCTCGCGGCGGGGATCACGCTGGTCCTGGGCGCGGTGGTGGTGCTGACCACGGACGCGATCGGCGCGGCCCCGAGCGGGGCCTCGGCGTTGAGCGCCTTCGCCACGACGAGCGCGGCGCCGCCCGGATCGGCCTCCCCGACCCCGAGCCCGACGGTCTCCGCTTCCGCTTCGCCGACTCCGAGCCCCTCGGCGTCCCCGAGTCCTTCGCCGTCCGCCTCCGCGTCGCCGTCGGCGTCGCCCTCGCATGCGCCGAGCCCCACCCCGAAGCCCACGGTGAGCTGGTCGCCCACGCCGACTCCGACGCCGGCCCCGGTGGTCACGAAGGTCGACGTGTCGCTCAAGACCGGCGTGTACCGGGGCGACGCGACGGTCTCGGTCGCCGCCCAGGGCACCGGGCCGGTCACGGTCGTACTGGAGTGGTTCCTCGGCGGTGTGCAGGGCTCCTACTCCGTCCCCGACGGCACGGAGTCGTTCACGGTCCAGGCCGGCTCGCCGGTCACCGTGGTCAAGTCCCACGCCTTCACCCGCGACCGCGGCTGCTACGGAGGCGTCCGGGTGACCACCAAGCCGACCGCCGGGAACAAGTCCGCGTCGGCCTCGCAATACCTGCTGCGCTGCCAGGACGTGCCCCGATGA
- a CDS encoding ATP-binding protein yields the protein MNWLIHDYRESDLAAVVHLIDTTAELGQESVFSLAECISALTDRQPCVVAVHQGVPIGAALACVTGERAWVMRIAIAAGWRGRGLASALLVELERRLIAARVGRIAYVLPEEDLLGEGLLNAGYTRQPAVAYFEKTEPLHGPAAGLLDDLGGRFLPNDLWAKVAGMEREKDLIERRVVLPLAEPERAASHGVRPPRAITLFGPPGTGKTTFARGIASRLGWPFVELLPSRLADEGNLAAALRDAFARIAELERVLVFIDEVEEIAPVRTEPAQPGGIHGVTNELLKLIPGFREGDERLLVCATNSIRSLDPAFLRPGRFDYLIPIGTPDAGARAAIWSRYTAGRADVDVAALVAATELFTPADIEHAARIAAQVSFERDLEAVGARGAAAAQLGATTEDYLAAVRQCRPTVTPAMTGEFEADITAHARF from the coding sequence GTGAACTGGCTCATCCACGACTACCGCGAGAGCGATCTCGCAGCGGTGGTCCACCTGATCGACACCACGGCCGAACTCGGCCAGGAGTCCGTCTTCTCGCTCGCCGAGTGCATCAGCGCGCTGACTGACCGGCAGCCCTGCGTGGTCGCCGTGCACCAGGGCGTCCCGATCGGCGCGGCACTCGCCTGCGTCACCGGGGAGCGGGCCTGGGTCATGCGGATCGCGATCGCCGCCGGCTGGCGCGGCCGGGGCCTCGCCAGCGCCCTGCTCGTCGAGCTGGAGCGACGGCTCATCGCCGCCCGCGTCGGCCGCATCGCCTACGTCCTGCCCGAGGAGGACCTGCTCGGCGAGGGCCTGCTCAACGCCGGCTACACCCGGCAACCCGCCGTCGCCTACTTCGAGAAGACCGAGCCGCTGCACGGGCCGGCCGCCGGCCTCCTCGACGACCTCGGCGGCCGCTTCCTCCCCAACGACCTGTGGGCGAAGGTCGCCGGCATGGAGAGGGAGAAGGACCTCATCGAGCGGCGCGTGGTGCTGCCGCTCGCCGAGCCCGAGCGGGCCGCCTCGCACGGGGTGCGGCCGCCGCGCGCGATCACCCTCTTCGGCCCGCCCGGCACCGGCAAGACCACCTTCGCCCGGGGCATCGCCTCCCGGCTCGGCTGGCCCTTCGTGGAACTGCTGCCCTCCCGCCTCGCCGACGAGGGCAACCTGGCCGCCGCGCTGCGCGACGCCTTCGCCCGGATCGCCGAGCTGGAGCGCGTACTCGTCTTCATCGACGAGGTGGAGGAGATCGCACCGGTGCGCACCGAGCCCGCGCAGCCCGGCGGGATCCACGGAGTGACGAACGAACTGCTCAAGCTGATACCGGGCTTCCGGGAGGGCGACGAACGGCTGCTGGTGTGCGCCACCAACTCCATCCGCTCCCTCGACCCGGCCTTCCTGCGGCCCGGGCGCTTCGACTACCTGATCCCGATCGGGACCCCGGACGCCGGGGCGCGCGCCGCGATCTGGTCCCGCTACACGGCGGGGCGCGCGGACGTCGATGTGGCGGCCCTGGTCGCGGCGACCGAGCTGTTCACGCCGGCCGACATCGAGCACGCGGCCCGGATCGCGGCGCAGGTGTCCTTCGAGCGTGACCTGGAGGCGGTGGGCGCGCGGGGCGCGGCCGCCGCACAGCTGGGCGCGACCACGGAGGACTACCTGGCGGCGGTCCGGCAGTGCCGGCCGACGGTGACGCCGGCGATGACGGGCGAGTTCGAGGCGGACATCACGGCGCACGCCCGCTTCTGA
- a CDS encoding ABC transporter ATP-binding protein/permease: protein MVQRPGVPTAPELVLVTDTDSIAMSPGRTYHVGRDPLCEICLEDARVSWRHAVLRPDGDHWTVEDEHSTNGTWADGRRVHEWSVGVGSRLRFGDEQDGPGAVLVGPPPPPAPPPPPPPPSSAAPDAAAGVRPSRVASLSRSFQRPTTVRPLLARTAVSIGRAPESDLVIDDLTVSRRHAELRALADGTYEIADLGSHNGTYLNGARLDLRAAPLAQGDIVGIGHSAFCLVGDQLQEFVDTGEISLDVQGLTVAVDKGRKILLDRVSFPVGAKCLLAVVGPSGAGKSTLLGALTGLRPADQGTVLYDGRDLYRDYAELRRRIGLVPQDDILHSQLTVRRALGYAAELRFPQDTAPAERQARVEEVIGELGLQQRADQPIHSLSGGQRKRVSVALELLTKPSLLFLDEPTSGLDPGMDRSVMHMLRGLADDSRTVIVVTHSVLNLEVCDRLLVLAPGGRTAYYGPPEEALGFFGYEQWPEAYEAFENRQDRDWAGQYRASPLHSRYVDVSAGRPPPPLAGEAASAGGAVPQPPPKAQSWGSQLSTLIRRYTAVLGADRTFLAIIVGLPFVMGGLARALAGSALTAETGLNALFILVLGGVLTGAANAVRELVKERVIYQRERAVGLSRSAYLMSKVLVLGALTIAQAVVLTVVGLGGVDTNAPGGTGIFLPPLIEITLAVALLSFTSMLLGLMISALVTKEEVTMPLLVLLTIVQSAFCGALLKLSGVPVLEQLAWFVPARWAMGAMATTTDLGAIVPLKITQDPMFDHEASLWLIDMGMLLALSALFTVLVARMLRRHEPAVMRK from the coding sequence ATGGTCCAGCGCCCCGGTGTGCCGACCGCACCCGAGCTCGTTCTGGTGACCGACACGGACTCGATCGCGATGAGCCCGGGCCGGACGTACCACGTGGGCAGGGACCCGCTCTGCGAGATCTGCCTGGAGGACGCCCGCGTCTCCTGGCGCCATGCGGTCCTGCGCCCGGACGGCGACCACTGGACGGTGGAGGACGAGCACAGCACCAACGGGACCTGGGCCGACGGCCGGCGCGTCCACGAATGGAGCGTCGGCGTCGGCAGCCGGCTGCGCTTCGGCGACGAGCAGGACGGTCCGGGCGCCGTCCTCGTCGGTCCGCCGCCCCCTCCGGCTCCCCCTCCCCCTCCGCCCCCGCCTTCCTCCGCCGCACCGGACGCCGCCGCCGGTGTCCGGCCCTCCCGGGTCGCGTCCCTGTCCCGTAGCTTCCAACGACCGACGACCGTACGTCCGCTCCTCGCCCGTACCGCGGTGAGCATCGGCCGCGCCCCCGAGAGCGACCTCGTCATCGACGACCTCACGGTCTCCCGCCGGCACGCCGAACTCCGTGCCCTCGCCGACGGCACGTACGAGATCGCGGACCTCGGCAGCCACAACGGCACCTACCTCAACGGCGCCCGCCTCGACCTCAGGGCCGCCCCCCTCGCCCAGGGCGACATCGTCGGCATCGGACACTCTGCCTTCTGCCTCGTCGGGGACCAGCTCCAGGAGTTCGTGGACACGGGCGAGATCTCGCTCGACGTCCAGGGCCTCACCGTCGCCGTCGACAAGGGCCGCAAGATCCTCCTCGACCGGGTCTCCTTCCCCGTGGGGGCCAAATGCCTGCTCGCCGTCGTCGGCCCCAGCGGCGCCGGCAAGTCCACCCTGCTCGGCGCGCTCACCGGGCTGCGCCCCGCCGACCAGGGCACCGTCCTCTACGACGGACGCGACCTCTACCGCGACTACGCCGAACTGCGCCGCCGTATCGGGCTCGTCCCCCAGGACGACATCCTGCACTCCCAGCTCACCGTCCGGCGCGCCCTCGGCTACGCCGCCGAACTCCGCTTCCCGCAGGACACCGCACCAGCCGAACGCCAGGCCCGGGTGGAGGAGGTGATCGGCGAACTCGGCCTCCAGCAGCGCGCCGACCAGCCCATCCACAGCCTCTCCGGCGGCCAGCGCAAACGCGTGTCCGTGGCCCTGGAGCTGCTCACCAAGCCGTCCCTGCTCTTCCTGGACGAGCCCACCTCCGGCCTCGACCCCGGCATGGACCGCTCGGTGATGCACATGCTGCGCGGCCTCGCGGACGACAGCCGCACGGTCATCGTCGTCACCCACAGCGTGCTCAACCTCGAAGTCTGCGACCGCCTCCTGGTCCTCGCGCCCGGCGGGCGCACCGCGTACTACGGCCCTCCGGAGGAGGCCCTCGGTTTCTTCGGCTACGAACAGTGGCCCGAGGCCTACGAGGCGTTCGAGAACCGGCAGGACCGCGACTGGGCCGGGCAGTACCGGGCCTCGCCGCTGCACAGCCGCTACGTCGACGTCTCCGCCGGAAGGCCCCCGCCGCCGCTCGCCGGAGAGGCGGCCTCGGCCGGCGGCGCCGTGCCGCAGCCGCCGCCCAAGGCCCAGAGCTGGGGCTCCCAGCTCTCGACCCTGATCCGCCGGTACACCGCCGTGCTCGGCGCCGACCGCACCTTCCTGGCCATCATCGTCGGGCTGCCGTTCGTCATGGGCGGGCTGGCCCGTGCGCTGGCCGGCAGCGCCCTCACGGCCGAGACGGGGCTGAACGCGCTGTTCATCCTGGTCCTGGGCGGAGTCCTGACCGGCGCCGCCAACGCGGTGCGCGAACTCGTCAAGGAACGCGTCATCTACCAGCGCGAGCGCGCCGTGGGCCTGTCCCGGTCGGCCTACCTGATGTCCAAGGTGCTGGTCCTCGGCGCGCTCACCATCGCCCAGGCCGTGGTCCTCACCGTGGTCGGGCTCGGCGGGGTCGACACCAACGCCCCCGGCGGCACGGGGATCTTCCTGCCGCCGCTGATCGAGATCACCCTCGCCGTCGCCCTGCTGTCCTTCACCTCGATGCTGCTCGGCCTGATGATCTCCGCCCTGGTGACCAAGGAGGAAGTCACCATGCCGCTGCTGGTCCTCCTCACCATCGTCCAGTCCGCCTTCTGCGGGGCCCTGCTGAAACTGTCGGGGGTCCCCGTCCTCGAACAGCTGGCCTGGTTCGTGCCGGCCCGGTGGGCCATGGGCGCGATGGCCACCACCACCGACCTCGGCGCGATCGTGCCCCTCAAGATCACCCAGGACCCGATGTTCGATCACGAGGCGAGCCTGTGGCTCATCGACATGGGGATGCTGCTCGCCCTGTCCGCGCTGTTCACCGTGCTGGTGGCCCGGATGCTGCGCCGCCACGAGCCCGCGGTCATGCGGAAGTAG
- a CDS encoding Tm-1-like ATP-binding domain-containing protein encodes MTNVVLVGTLDTKGVEYGWLRERLLRAGVEVVLVDTGIMGEPRVPADVPRDAVARAAGTELTELRTAADRGAAVTTMARGAEATLSRLHAEGRLHGVLAIGGSGGTSIATRAMRALPLGVPKLMVSSMASGDVSPYVGSSDITMMYSVVDIAGINSVSGPVLANAVEAIAGMAGAYARASLERRPPRLGAGARPLVAASMAGVTTAGVDAARERLTDLGYEVLVFHVSGTGGRTLETLAGQGIFAGVLDLTLSELADDLCGGILTAGPDRLSAAGRAGIPQVVSLGALDMVKFGPLESLPQRVLDRGVHVHNPSITVIRTNEAECTELGRRVAAKLRAATGPTAVCVPLRGLSTLGSPGGPYHDPGADRALFSALRDGLRGSAARLYDYDTHINDPAFGRAAADRLHDMIGAVAAAA; translated from the coding sequence ATGACGAACGTCGTGCTGGTGGGAACCCTGGACACCAAGGGTGTGGAGTACGGCTGGCTGCGCGAGAGGCTGCTGCGCGCCGGCGTCGAAGTGGTACTGGTCGATACGGGAATCATGGGCGAACCCCGGGTGCCCGCCGACGTGCCGCGTGACGCGGTCGCCCGGGCGGCGGGAACGGAACTGACGGAACTGCGCACGGCCGCCGACCGGGGCGCGGCCGTGACCACGATGGCCCGCGGCGCGGAGGCGACGCTCTCACGCCTGCACGCCGAGGGCCGGCTGCACGGGGTGCTCGCGATCGGCGGCAGCGGCGGCACCTCCATCGCGACCCGGGCGATGCGCGCCCTGCCGCTGGGCGTGCCGAAACTGATGGTGTCGTCCATGGCGTCCGGGGACGTCAGCCCCTACGTGGGCTCCTCGGACATCACGATGATGTACAGCGTGGTGGACATCGCCGGGATCAACAGCGTCTCCGGACCGGTCCTGGCGAACGCCGTCGAGGCGATCGCCGGAATGGCCGGGGCCTACGCCCGCGCCTCCCTGGAGCGCCGCCCGCCCCGGCTGGGAGCGGGCGCCCGCCCGCTGGTCGCGGCGAGCATGGCGGGCGTGACCACGGCCGGTGTGGACGCGGCCCGCGAGCGGCTGACGGACCTGGGCTACGAGGTCCTGGTCTTCCACGTCAGCGGCACCGGCGGCCGCACCCTGGAGACCCTGGCCGGCCAGGGGATCTTCGCGGGCGTCCTCGACCTCACGCTCAGCGAGCTGGCCGACGACCTGTGCGGGGGCATCCTCACCGCGGGCCCGGACCGGCTCAGCGCGGCCGGGCGGGCAGGGATCCCGCAGGTGGTGAGCCTGGGGGCGCTGGACATGGTGAAGTTCGGCCCGCTGGAGAGCCTGCCCCAGCGGGTCCTGGACCGGGGGGTCCACGTCCACAACCCGTCCATCACGGTGATCCGTACGAACGAGGCGGAATGCACGGAACTCGGCCGCCGGGTCGCCGCCAAACTGCGCGCCGCGACCGGCCCCACGGCCGTCTGCGTCCCGCTCCGCGGACTCTCCACGCTCGGATCGCCGGGCGGCCCCTACCATGACCCCGGCGCGGACCGGGCTCTGTTCTCGGCGCTGCGCGACGGCTTGCGGGGCAGCGCCGCCCGGCTCTACGACTACGACACGCACATCAACGACCCCGCCTTCGGGCGGGCGGCCGCCGACCGGTTGCACGACATGATCGGCGCCGTGGCGGCCGCGGCCTGA
- a CDS encoding cation diffusion facilitator family transporter — MSGHDHAHDGHDHGHGGGHAGHSHGVSADADRRWLGIALGLIGTFMAIEVGIGIVANSLALISDAAHMLTDAVSIVLALIAMRLAARPARGGFTYGLKRAEILSAQANGLTLLLLAAWLAYEAVRRLMDPPPVEGGLVVVTALAGIVVNVAAAWCISRANRSSLAVEGAYQHILNDLFAFIGTAVAGLIVLTTGFRQADAIATLVVVVLMVKAGYGLVRESGRIFLEAAPAHVDPDAVGDRLVGHPPVTEVHDLHIWTITSGQAALSAHVLVEPAGDCHAVRRDLEGLLAKEYGITHTTLQVDHAQDSLLTVGRAGEGPSGAHCADAHGPVHRQGPHDH, encoded by the coding sequence ATGAGTGGGCACGACCACGCGCACGACGGCCACGACCACGGGCACGGAGGCGGACACGCGGGACACAGCCACGGCGTGTCCGCCGACGCCGACCGCCGCTGGCTGGGGATCGCGCTGGGTCTGATCGGTACGTTCATGGCCATCGAGGTGGGCATCGGCATCGTGGCCAACTCCCTGGCCCTGATCTCGGACGCGGCGCACATGCTGACCGACGCCGTCTCCATCGTCCTCGCGCTGATCGCGATGCGGCTGGCGGCCCGCCCGGCCCGCGGCGGTTTCACGTACGGCCTCAAGCGCGCGGAGATACTCTCCGCCCAGGCCAACGGCCTGACGCTGCTCCTGCTGGCGGCCTGGCTGGCGTACGAGGCGGTGCGGCGACTGATGGATCCGCCGCCGGTGGAGGGCGGGCTGGTCGTGGTGACGGCGCTCGCGGGCATCGTCGTCAACGTGGCCGCGGCCTGGTGCATCTCCCGGGCGAACCGTTCCTCGCTGGCCGTCGAGGGCGCCTACCAGCACATCCTGAACGACCTCTTCGCCTTCATCGGGACCGCGGTCGCCGGTCTGATCGTGCTCACCACCGGCTTCCGGCAGGCTGACGCGATCGCCACCCTCGTGGTGGTGGTGCTGATGGTCAAGGCGGGCTACGGGCTGGTCCGCGAGTCCGGCCGGATCTTCCTGGAGGCCGCCCCGGCGCATGTGGACCCGGACGCGGTCGGCGACCGGCTCGTCGGACACCCGCCCGTCACCGAGGTGCACGACCTGCACATCTGGACCATCACCTCGGGGCAGGCGGCGCTCTCCGCACACGTGCTGGTGGAGCCGGCGGGCGACTGCCACGCCGTACGCCGGGACCTGGAGGGGCTGCTGGCCAAGGAGTACGGGATCACGCACACCACCCTCCAGGTGGACCACGCGCAGGATTCCCTCCTCACGGTGGGCCGCGCGGGTGAGGGCCCGTCCGGCGCCCACTGCGCGGACGCGCACGGGCCGGTCCACCGGCAGGGCCCGCACGACCACTGA
- a CDS encoding NUDIX domain-containing protein, whose product MTHKRSAGLLLFRRTGGPPEQDPSGVEVLLGHMGGPLWAGREAGGWAVPKGEYGPQETPRDAARREFTEEIGLPPPEGEYLPLGEVRLTSGKLVTIWAVEADLDPELMVPGTFTMEWPPHSGNVQEFPELDRVAWFAPPLAEKMLIKSQVPFLERLLVLLGGLGS is encoded by the coding sequence ATGACGCACAAGCGCAGTGCCGGACTGCTCCTGTTCCGGCGGACCGGCGGTCCGCCGGAACAGGACCCGTCCGGGGTCGAGGTCCTGCTCGGACACATGGGCGGTCCGCTCTGGGCCGGGCGGGAGGCCGGGGGCTGGGCCGTCCCGAAGGGCGAGTACGGGCCGCAGGAGACACCGCGGGACGCGGCCCGCCGGGAGTTCACCGAGGAGATCGGGCTGCCCCCGCCGGAGGGCGAGTACCTGCCGCTGGGCGAGGTGCGGCTGACCAGCGGGAAGCTGGTGACCATCTGGGCGGTGGAGGCGGACCTCGACCCGGAGCTGATGGTGCCCGGAACCTTCACCATGGAATGGCCCCCGCACTCCGGGAACGTACAGGAGTTCCCGGAGCTGGACCGGGTGGCGTGGTTCGCTCCTCCGCTGGCTGAAAAAATGCTGATTAAGTCTCAAGTTCCTTTCCTGGAGCGGCTGTTGGTGCTCCTGGGGGGCCTTGGGAGCTGA
- a CDS encoding streptophobe family protein, producing MSRIPRSPSSGGSARAWRDALVAVVAGFAVMTAVAAAGLACAGAGDLPGGAFPRVVAAVVVMAAGGSLEVSGGAGVLAGADASLSALPLSVSLAGALTAGSCFLHPLHNRAVARPRELIGRALPLVVLWLLALTGAAFLARQSFGISTGDSPVGVIGELLDSAPTVGFRADLPATLLFGLLWILGLLLIALLVSRRAPLPAGLVRYHAALRPAAFATMLLLLAYVVLGVGVGLVVAATQGHAARTFAVILLALPNLAWIAFTLGFGGAWEGRVEGPFGLPMPQLLDEVLRGSELSAVDVASLAERDSRAWWLVAVAAVLLLGTGVLAAVRSPAHVRSWQHALHLGVALALATLMVCLLARVQAQFGLSLLGIGEVDGLGGEVVLNPVLWRTVGLALLWGAVAGFLGALLARPLHRRGRVEEPAAATTPAP from the coding sequence GTGAGCCGGATACCGAGATCACCATCGTCCGGGGGCTCCGCGAGGGCATGGCGCGACGCCCTCGTCGCCGTCGTCGCGGGATTCGCCGTGATGACCGCGGTCGCCGCCGCAGGGCTCGCGTGCGCGGGCGCGGGCGACCTGCCGGGCGGCGCGTTCCCCCGTGTGGTCGCCGCGGTCGTCGTGATGGCGGCCGGCGGTTCGCTGGAGGTGTCGGGAGGGGCCGGTGTCCTGGCGGGGGCCGACGCGAGCCTGTCGGCGCTCCCGCTGTCGGTGAGCCTGGCCGGCGCCCTCACCGCGGGCTCCTGCTTCCTGCACCCCCTGCACAACCGTGCGGTGGCCCGGCCCCGCGAACTCATCGGCCGGGCCCTCCCGTTGGTCGTCCTGTGGCTCCTCGCGCTGACCGGGGCCGCGTTCCTCGCCCGGCAGTCCTTCGGCATCTCCACCGGCGACTCCCCGGTCGGGGTGATCGGTGAACTCCTCGACTCGGCCCCGACCGTGGGGTTCCGGGCCGACCTGCCCGCCACGCTCCTCTTCGGACTGCTGTGGATCCTGGGCCTGCTGCTGATCGCCCTGCTGGTCTCGCGCCGCGCGCCGCTCCCGGCCGGGCTGGTCCGCTACCACGCGGCGCTGCGCCCGGCCGCCTTCGCCACGATGCTGCTGCTCCTGGCCTACGTCGTCCTCGGTGTCGGGGTCGGCCTGGTGGTGGCCGCCACCCAGGGCCATGCCGCCCGGACCTTCGCGGTCATCCTGCTCGCGCTGCCGAACCTCGCCTGGATCGCGTTCACCCTGGGCTTCGGCGGCGCCTGGGAGGGCCGGGTCGAGGGCCCGTTCGGGCTGCCGATGCCGCAGCTCCTGGACGAGGTCCTGCGCGGCTCCGAGCTGTCCGCGGTGGACGTGGCCTCGCTCGCGGAGCGCGACTCCCGTGCGTGGTGGCTGGTGGCCGTGGCCGCGGTCCTGCTCCTCGGCACCGGAGTACTGGCGGCCGTGCGCTCCCCCGCCCACGTCCGCTCCTGGCAGCACGCGCTCCACCTGGGCGTGGCCCTGGCCCTGGCGACCCTGATGGTCTGTCTGCTCGCGCGCGTGCAGGCACAGTTCGGCCTCTCCCTGCTGGGCATCGGCGAGGTGGACGGGCTCGGCGGCGAGGTCGTGCTGAATCCCGTCCTGTGGCGCACGGTCGGGCTCGCCCTCCTCTGGGGTGCGGTGGCGGGCTTCCTGGGCGCCCTCCTGGCCCGCCCCCTGCACCGCCGCGGCCGCGTCGAGGAACCCGCCGCAGCCACGACCCCGGCGCCCTGA